In Streptomyces sp. TLI_146, the genomic stretch GGCCAAGGACTTCATCCAGAAGTACAAGGACAAGAAGTACCCGGGTGACTACGGCACCTACGGCGGTTACTCGTACGACGCCGCCACCGCCATCATCAAGGCCGTCGGCAACGTGGTGAAGGACGGCAAGGTCCCGGCCGACGCCCGTCAGCAGATCGTCGCCGAGGTCCAGAAGACCCAGTTCGACGGTATCGCCGGCCAGGTCGCCTTCGACGAGTTCGGTGACACCACCAACAAGCAGCTGACCGTCTACCAGGTCACCAACGGGAAGTGGAAGGCCGTCAAGAGCGGCACGTACAACGCAGGCTGATCCAGCCCGTACCGCACGTTCCACAGCACCACCGCACGACAACAGGGCCGCGCGGCCACGACAACCGTCCACCGCGCGGCCCGACGTCTACTCCCCTCGCACTCACTCCCCATCCCATGGAGGCCTTGCGGTGCACACTCTGCCGCAGAACCTGGCCAACGGGCTGCTCCTCGGCTCGATGTACGGGCTGATAGCCATCGGTTACACGATGGTCTACGGCATCGTCCAGCTCATCAACTTCGCACACGGCGAGATCTTCATGACGGGCGCCTTCGGCGGCCTCACGGTCTACCTCTATGTGCTCCCCGACGGCGTATCCATGTGGATAGCCCTCCCCCTGATGCTGATCGGCGGCGCCATCGTCTCCGTACTGATCGCCCTGGGAGCGGAACGCTTCGCCTACCGGCCACTGCGCGGCGCGCCACGCCTGGCGCCGCTGATCACCGCGATCGGCCTCTCGCTCGCGCTCCAGCAGGCGGTCTTCAACTGGTACCCGAACGCCAAGAACGACGAGAACTTCCCGCAGCTCCCGGGCGGGCCGTTCCACATCGGCTCGATCACCTTCGGCTCCGGTGACATCTTCCTGATCACCGCGGCCCCGCTCTGCATGGCGGCCCTCGCCCTCTTCGTCCGCTCCTCGCGCACCGGCCGTGCCATGCAGGCCACCGCGCAGGACCCGGACACCGCCCAGCTCATGGGCATCGACACCAACCGCATCATCATGATCGCCTTCGCCATCGGCGGCCTCTTCGCCGCCGTCGCGGGCGTCGCCTGGGGCCTCAAGTACGGCTCGATCAAGTACGAGATGGGCTTCCAGGCCGGCCTCAAGGCCTTCACCGCGGCTGTCCTCGGCGGTATCGGCAACATCTACGGCGCCATGATCGGCGGTGTGGTCCTCGGCCTCGCCGAGACCATGGCCAGCGCGTACATCGCCAACGTCCCCGGGATGCAGCAGCTCGGCGGCTCGGGCTGGGCGAACGTCTGGGCGTTCGTCCTCCTCATCCTCGTCCTGCTCTTCAGGCCACAAGGCCTGGTGGGCGAACGCGTCGCGGACAGGGCGTGATCGACATGACCACCAGCACCACCAAGACCACCGCCCCCGCGGCCGAGCCCCTCGGCATCGTCCCGCTGCCGGCGCCCGTCGCCCGGTTCCTCATCGCGGTCGGCGCCGTCGCCACCATCGCCTCCACCTTCCTCGCCTGGACCTGGACCTCCGAGTTCCCCGGCGACCTCACCGTCACCGGCTACCCGGCCGGGCTCCAGACCCTCACCCTGATCGCCGGAGCACTCACCCTGCTCTACGCCCTCGCGGGCTACGGCGTCCGCGGCCTGGGCTGGCTCAACCCGGGCGGCAGCAACAACCCGGTGCTCCTCGCCGCGGTCTCCGCGTTCGCGGTCGTCTGGTACACCGCGATCGCCATCTCGTACGACCTGGGCGGCCTGGCCAACCTGGAGCCGGGCGCGTACGTCGCGGCCGTCTCCTCGCTGCTGCCGGTCGTCGGCGCGCTCGCGCTGCCGCACCCGGGCCGCTCGCTGCGCGACCACATCGCCAAGCCGGACGGCATCCCGGCGGCCGCGCCGCTGCCCAGCTGGGTCCAGCGCCTGATCATCTCGCTGGCCACCGCGCTCGGCCTGGTCGTCTTCACGTACGGCATCGGCGTCAACGACGACGAGAGCGAGACCTTCATCGGTCTGCTGCTCCTGGTCCTGTTCGGCTCGATGGCGCTGTTCGCCGCCGGACTCTTCGAGCGGTTCACCGAACTCAACGTCCAGCACAAGGGGTTCGCGACCACCGCCGTGTTCCTCGCGGCCGTGATCTTCCCGTTCACCCAGAGCGAGGACCACAACGCCAACCTCGGCGCCAACATCCTCATCTTCGGCACCGTGGCCCTCGGCCTCAACATCGTCGTCGGCCTCACCGGTCTGCTCGACCTCGGTTACGTGGCCTTCCTCGGCGTCGGCGCCTACGCGGCCGCGCTGGTCTCGGGCTCCGAGTTCTCCCGCTTCTCCGGTGTACAGGTCCCGTTCTGGGCCGCCGCGCTGATCGGCATGGGCGCCTCACTGGTCTTCGGCGTGATCATCGGTGCACCGACACTGCGGCTGCGCGGCGACTATCTGGCCATCGTGACCCTCGGCTTCGGAGAGATCTTCCGGATCACCGTCAACAACCTCGACGGCGGCTCCGGCCCCAACCTCACCAACGGCCCCAACGGCATCTCCCAGATCCCCGACCTGGAGATCTTCGGGTTCAACCTCGGCGCCGCGCACGACATCGCCGGACGCACCATCGGCCGCTTCGGCAACTACCTGTTCCTGATGCTGCTGATCACGGCGCTCATCGTGCTCGTCTTCAACCGCGCCGCGAACTCCCGTATCGGCCGCTCCTGGATCGCCATCCGCGAGGACGAGACCGCCGCCACCGCCATGGGCATCAACGGCTTCCGGGTCAAGCTCATCGCCTTCGCCCTGGGCGCCTCGCTCGCCGGTCTCGCGGGCACGGTCTTCGCCCACGTCAACTACAGCGTGGTGCCGAGCCCCTTCCAGTTCGCCGGTGCCGCGCCGCCCAACTCGGCCTTCCTGCTCGCGGCCGTCGTCCTCGGCGGCATGGGCACGGTGAGCGGTCCGCTCCTGGGCGCCTCGCTGCTCTACCTCATCCCCGAGAAGCTGGGCTTCCTCAAGGAGTACGAGCTCTTCGGCTTCGGTGTCGCACTCATCCTGCTGATGCGGTTCCGCCCCGAGGGCATCGTCGCCAACCGGCGCCGCCAGCTCGAATTCCACGAGACCGGCCAGCTGGACGTGCCCGACAAGGGCCTTCCGGACACCACCGTCGGCGTCACCAAGGCGGAGGCGTAACCATCATGACCACCACCATCGCCCCCAGCCCGGTGCTCGAAGCGTCCGGCGTCACCATGCGGTTCGGCGGTCTGACCGCCGTACGCAACGTCGACCTCACCGTCAACAGCGGCGAGATCGTCGGTCTCATCGGCCCCAACGGCGCCGGCAAGACCACCTTCTTCAACTGCCTCACGGGGCTCTACGTCCCCACCGAGGGCAAGGTCTCGTACAAGGGGACCGTGCTCCCGCCCAAGCCGCACCTGGTCACCCAGGCCGGTATCGCGCGCACCTTCCAGAACATCCGGCTCTTCGCCAACATGACCGTTCTGGAGAACGTGCTCGTCGGGCGGCACACCCGCACCAAGGAGGGCCTCTGGTCCGCCCTGCTGCGCGGCCCCGGCTTCAAGAAGGCCGAGGCCAGGTCCCGCGAACGGGCCATGGAACTCCTGGAGTTCATCGGCCTCCAGCACAAGGCGGACCACCTCGCCCGCAATCTGCCCTACGGCGAGCAGCGCAAGCTGGAGATCGCCCGGGCGCTGGCGAGCGAGCCGGGGCTGCTGCTCCTGGACGAGCCGACCGCCGGTATGAACCCGCAGGAGACCCGGGCCACCGAGGAACTGGTCTTCGCCATCCGGGACATGGGCATCGCCGTCCTCGTCATCGAGCACGACATGCGCTTCATCTTCAACCTGTGCGACCGGGTGACGGTGCTGCTCCAGGGCGAGAAGCTCGTCGAGGGCACGTCGGACGTGGTGCAGGGCGACGAGCGCGTGGTCGCGGCGTACCTCGGCACACCGTTCGAGGGGGCGCCGGGGGACGAGGAGGTCGCGGAGGTGGAGGCGGCGGCCGCGGCTGCGGCCGAGGCCGCCGAGGTGGACTCCGCCGGGGCTCCCGCCTCCCCGGAGGCCGCTCCGGCCGAGGCGGACGCCGCTCCGGCCGAGACCGACACCGCCTCCTCCGAGGCCGATGCTCCAGGAAAGACCCGTACCGAAGGAGACTCCCAGTGACCGCTCTTCTGGAAGTCGAAGACCTCCGCGTCGCCTACGGCAAGATCGAGGCCGTCAAGGGGATCTCCTTCAGCGTCGAGGCGGGCCAGGTCGTCACGCTCATCGGCACCAACGGCGCCGGCAAGACCACGACCCTGCGGACCCTGTCGGGGCTCCTCAAGCCCTCCGGCGGCCGGATCACGTTCGACGGGAAGCCCCTGTCGAACATCCCCGCGCACAAGATCGTCTCGCTCGGGCTGGCCCACTCCCCCGAGGGCCGGCATATCTTCCCGCGTCTGAGCATCGCCGAGAACCTCCAGCTGGGAGCGTTTCTGCGGAACGACAAGGAAGGCATCGAGAAGGACATCCAGCGGGCGTACGAGCTGTTCCCCATCCTGGGCGAACGGCGCAAGCAGGCCGCCGGCACGCTGTCGGGCGGTGAGCAGCAGATGCTCGCGATGGGCCGGGCGCTGATGTCCCAGCCCAAGCTGCTGATGCTGGACGAGCCGTCGATGGGGCTCTCCCCGATCATGATGCAGAAGATCATGGAGACCATCGTCGAGCTCAAGGCCCAGGGCACCACGATCCTGCTCGTCGAGCAGAACGCGCAGGCCGCGCTGTCCCTGGCGGATCACGCCCATGTGATGGAGGTCGGCGAGATCAAGCTCTCCGGCTCCGGCCAGGACCTCCTCCACGACGAGAACGTCCGCAAGACGTACCTCGGCGAGGATTAGGCGCCGGGTGGGGTGAGCTGGTCGGTCGGCTGCGGGTCGTCCGTGGTTGCTCGCGCAGTTCCCCGCGCCCCTTAGGAAGTACGGGCCGCGCCACGAGATGTGGCGCGGCCCATGCCGTCTGCGTTCGTGGACCGGTCAGCCGTACCCCCTAGGGGCGCGGGGCTGTGACATGTGCGGCTCCGCCGCGTGGGCGCGAGCAACCCACCACCGGCCCGCAGACAAAGACCGGGCTTACCCCTTCGCCGCCTTCTTCTCCTCCGCGTCCTCGATGACCGCCTCCGCGACCTGCTGCATCGACAGGCGCCGGTCCATCGACGTCTTCTGGATCCAGCGGAACGCGGCGGGCTCGGTCAGCCCGTACTGCGTCTGCAGGATCGACTTCGCGCGGTCGACCAGCTTGCGCGTCTCCAGGCGCTGGGAGAGGTCCGCGACCTCCTTCTCCAGCGCCTTCAGCTCGGTGAAGCGCGACACCGCCATCTCGATCGCGGGCACCACGTCGCTCTTGGAGAACGGCTTCACCAGGTACGCCATCGCCCCCGCGTCCCGCGCCCGCTCCACCAGGTCGCGCTGCGAGAACGCGGTGAGCATCAGGACCGGCGCGATGGAGTCCTTGGCGATCTGCTCGGCGGCCGAGATGCCGTCCAGGATCGGCATCTTCACATCGAGGATGACCAGGTCGGGGCGGTGCTCCCGGGCCAGCTCGACGGCCTTCTGGCCGTCCCCGGCCTCGCCGACGACCGCGTAGCCCTCTTCTTCGAGCATCTCTTTGAGGTCGAGGCGGATGAGGGCCTCGTCCTCGGCGATGACGACGCGGGTCGTCAGCGGCGGGACGTGCGACTGGTCGTCGTCGGCGACGGGCTGGGGCGACTCGGGGGCGGTCACGGGGGCTCCTTGTTGCGGGGCAAGTACTGCTTCCCAAGAGCGTACCCAGCTGCGGTAAGGTGTGGTCACGGCGGGTAGCCGCCTACCTTTGGTTCCAAGGATGCCCCGGTAGCCCAGCGGTAGAGGCAATGGTCTCAAACACCATCCAGCGTCGGTTCGAATCCGACCCGGGGTACTTTTCGTGCGAATCCATGGTCACGCACCGTTGAGGTTCGCGTCACTCCCCACCCCTTTTCTGAAAGCCCGGGCCCCCACCCGTACGACAGGGGCCCGACGGCTCAGTGCGGCGTGCCGAGGTAGGGGAACTCCTGGAGCAGGTCCCGGTGCGGGGCGATGTGGTCCGTGGTGATCTTCCCGCCGGAGACCATGGCCAGCCGGGCCGAGGTGACGTCGTCCGTGAGCGTGCGGCCGTTGGGGTACGCGGCGGGCCTGCTCCGGTCGTAGCGCAGGATGTCGGGGAGCACCGTGCTCAGGGCCGCTTCCGCCGACTCCCCGGTGTAGCCGCCGGTGTGCCGCAGGACCGCCGTCCAGGGGGCGCGGTAGGTGTCCCAGTCGTCGGCCGGTTCGCCCGCGTTGTACGCGTCCTTGACCTCCTCCGCGTTGAAGTACGCCGTGAGGGAGGGATGGGCGCCCCGGTCCACCGAGGTCAGCGTCCCGTTCCGGTGGACGCTGACGCGGGCCCAGACGCCGATGACGGGGTCGGCGCCGAGTTCGGCGTCGGGGACTTCCAGGACGATGCCGAAGACGTTCTTGTCGGCGCCCCAGTCGGTGCCGGTCCACTGGAAGTCCTTGACGATGCCGTCGAGGTCCGCGAAGAACGGGTCGCTGCGCAGCCCGGCCGAGACGAGGTACTGCCCCGCCTCGGTGACCTGGGGGTAGGGGCCGAAGCTGACGGGCGCGTCGGTGAACATCGGGGTGCCGGCGGCCTCGTGGGCGCGGGCCTCGGCGCCGGTGGCCCGGTGGACGGTGAGGGTCTGCTCCCCGTCGTCGGCGGGGTCGGAGAAGGTGAAGCTGTAGGCGACGTCGGCCCGGTGGTCGCCGTCGGTGTCGACGTTGAGGCGGTAGACGGCGTCCGGGTGGAAGGCCCGGCCGCCGGTGGGGGCGATCGGGTTGACGTTCATGATGAGGACGGTGCGGTCGCCGGGGACCGAGAAGGCGAACACGTCGGTGAGGTCGAGGCGCGCGTCGTCCATGGGCGAGCGCAGGTGCGGCCCGCTGAGGTGATGTGACATGCCGTCAGCGTGGCGGCGGACCCCGGCCCTGACGCCCGAGGCCGGGCCGTCGGGTCATCCCTTCGGCCCGGCCCCGTCCCCGGTACGGTGGTGCGGTCGGCTACTGGGGCCGCGTTCAAAGACACGCGCTCAGCCCTTGGGGCTGTCGTCCTCGCCGATGTGGTGGACGCGGACCAGGTTGGTCGAGCCCGCGACCCCGGGCGGGGAGCCCGCCGTGATGACCACGATGTCGCCGCGCCGGCAGCGGCCGATCTTCAGGAGTTGTTCGTCGACCTGGGCCACCATCGCGTCCGTCGACTCCACGTGCGGCCCGAGGAACGTCTCCACGCCCCAGGTGAGGTTGAGCTGGGAGCGGGTGGCCGGGTCGGGCGTGAAGGCGAGCAGCGGGATCGGCGAGCGGTAGCGGGACAGGCGCTTGACGGTGTCGCCGGACTGGGTGAAGGCGACCAGGTACTTGGCGTTCAGGAAGTCGCCCATCTCGGCCGCCGCGCGGGCCACCGCGCCGCCCTGGGTGCGGGGCTTGCTGCGCTCGGTGAGCGGCGGCAGGCCCTTGGCCAGCACGTCCTCCTCGGCCGCCTCGACGATGCGGCTCATCGTACGGACGGTCTCGACGGGGTACTTGCCCACGCTGGTCTCGCCGGAGAGCATCACCGCGTCCGTGCCGTCGATGACCGCATTGGCCACGTCGCTCGCCTCGGCCCTGGTGGGGCGGGAGTTGTCGATCATCGAGTCCAGCATCTGGGTGGCCACGATGACCGGCTTGGCGTTCCGCTTGGCGAGCTTGATCGCCCGCTTCTGCACGATCGGGACCTGTTCGAGGGGCATTTCGACGCCCAGGTCGCCGCGCGCCACCATGATTCCGTCGAAGGCCGCGACGATGTCGTCGATGCTGTCGACCGCCTGCGGCTTCTCGATCTTGGCGATGACGGGAACGCGGCGGCCCTCCTCGTCCATGATGCGGTGGACGTCCTCGATGTCGCGGCCGCTGCGGACGAAGGAGAGCGCGATGATGTCGGCGCCGGTGCGCAGGGCCCAGCGCAGGTCCTCGACGTCCTTCTCGGAGAGCGCGGGCACGGAGACGGCGACGCCGGGGAGGTTGAGTCCCTTGTGGTCGGAGACCATGCCGCCCTCGACGACGCGGGTGCGCACGTGCGGGCCGTCGACACCGACGACCTCCAGGGCCACCTTGCCGTCGTCGACGAGGATGCGTTCACCGGTGGTGACGTCGTCGGCGAGGCCCGAGTAGGTGGTGCCGCAGGTGTGGCGGTCGCCCTCGACCTGCTCGACGGTGATGGTGAACTCATCGCCGCGTTCAAGCAGTACGGGACCTTCACGGAAACGCCCCAGACGGATCTTCGGGCCTTGAAGGTCGGCGAGCACTCCGACACTGCGGCCCGTTTCGTCGGACGCCTTGCGCACGCGCTGATAGCGCTCCTCGTGGTCGGCGTACGTGCCGTGGCTGAGGTTGAAGCGGGCGACGTCCATTCCGGCCTCGACCAGTGCCTTGATCTGGTCGTACGTGTCGGTGGCGGGCCCCAGGGTACAGACGATCTTTGCTCGACGCATGCTTCGAGCCTAGGCCTTACCGGCCGGTAGAGAATTGGTCCCGCGTGACTACTCAACAACCTTTGCATGAAGGGTTATTGACAACTGTTGAATTGTGCGCCGGGGCGCTCCGATGAGCGGACGGCACTCTGTCCCAGGCCCGGCGCAAACCCTTGACATGTCCAGGCCTCGACGCTGGAATATGTTCGTTTTCGTTCGACCTCGTTGAATTCGGCGCCACTACACCGACGGAG encodes the following:
- a CDS encoding ANTAR domain-containing response regulator; protein product: MTAPESPQPVADDDQSHVPPLTTRVVIAEDEALIRLDLKEMLEEEGYAVVGEAGDGQKAVELAREHRPDLVILDVKMPILDGISAAEQIAKDSIAPVLMLTAFSQRDLVERARDAGAMAYLVKPFSKSDVVPAIEMAVSRFTELKALEKEVADLSQRLETRKLVDRAKSILQTQYGLTEPAAFRWIQKTSMDRRLSMQQVAEAVIEDAEEKKAAKG
- a CDS encoding branched-chain amino acid ABC transporter permease: MTTSTTKTTAPAAEPLGIVPLPAPVARFLIAVGAVATIASTFLAWTWTSEFPGDLTVTGYPAGLQTLTLIAGALTLLYALAGYGVRGLGWLNPGGSNNPVLLAAVSAFAVVWYTAIAISYDLGGLANLEPGAYVAAVSSLLPVVGALALPHPGRSLRDHIAKPDGIPAAAPLPSWVQRLIISLATALGLVVFTYGIGVNDDESETFIGLLLLVLFGSMALFAAGLFERFTELNVQHKGFATTAVFLAAVIFPFTQSEDHNANLGANILIFGTVALGLNIVVGLTGLLDLGYVAFLGVGAYAAALVSGSEFSRFSGVQVPFWAAALIGMGASLVFGVIIGAPTLRLRGDYLAIVTLGFGEIFRITVNNLDGGSGPNLTNGPNGISQIPDLEIFGFNLGAAHDIAGRTIGRFGNYLFLMLLITALIVLVFNRAANSRIGRSWIAIREDETAATAMGINGFRVKLIAFALGASLAGLAGTVFAHVNYSVVPSPFQFAGAAPPNSAFLLAAVVLGGMGTVSGPLLGASLLYLIPEKLGFLKEYELFGFGVALILLMRFRPEGIVANRRRQLEFHETGQLDVPDKGLPDTTVGVTKAEA
- a CDS encoding DUF4331 family protein, whose product is MSHHLSGPHLRSPMDDARLDLTDVFAFSVPGDRTVLIMNVNPIAPTGGRAFHPDAVYRLNVDTDGDHRADVAYSFTFSDPADDGEQTLTVHRATGAEARAHEAAGTPMFTDAPVSFGPYPQVTEAGQYLVSAGLRSDPFFADLDGIVKDFQWTGTDWGADKNVFGIVLEVPDAELGADPVIGVWARVSVHRNGTLTSVDRGAHPSLTAYFNAEEVKDAYNAGEPADDWDTYRAPWTAVLRHTGGYTGESAEAALSTVLPDILRYDRSRPAAYPNGRTLTDDVTSARLAMVSGGKITTDHIAPHRDLLQEFPYLGTPH
- a CDS encoding ABC transporter ATP-binding protein, with protein sequence MTTTIAPSPVLEASGVTMRFGGLTAVRNVDLTVNSGEIVGLIGPNGAGKTTFFNCLTGLYVPTEGKVSYKGTVLPPKPHLVTQAGIARTFQNIRLFANMTVLENVLVGRHTRTKEGLWSALLRGPGFKKAEARSRERAMELLEFIGLQHKADHLARNLPYGEQRKLEIARALASEPGLLLLDEPTAGMNPQETRATEELVFAIRDMGIAVLVIEHDMRFIFNLCDRVTVLLQGEKLVEGTSDVVQGDERVVAAYLGTPFEGAPGDEEVAEVEAAAAAAAEAAEVDSAGAPASPEAAPAEADAAPAETDTASSEADAPGKTRTEGDSQ
- the pyk gene encoding pyruvate kinase; translated protein: MRRAKIVCTLGPATDTYDQIKALVEAGMDVARFNLSHGTYADHEERYQRVRKASDETGRSVGVLADLQGPKIRLGRFREGPVLLERGDEFTITVEQVEGDRHTCGTTYSGLADDVTTGERILVDDGKVALEVVGVDGPHVRTRVVEGGMVSDHKGLNLPGVAVSVPALSEKDVEDLRWALRTGADIIALSFVRSGRDIEDVHRIMDEEGRRVPVIAKIEKPQAVDSIDDIVAAFDGIMVARGDLGVEMPLEQVPIVQKRAIKLAKRNAKPVIVATQMLDSMIDNSRPTRAEASDVANAVIDGTDAVMLSGETSVGKYPVETVRTMSRIVEAAEEDVLAKGLPPLTERSKPRTQGGAVARAAAEMGDFLNAKYLVAFTQSGDTVKRLSRYRSPIPLLAFTPDPATRSQLNLTWGVETFLGPHVESTDAMVAQVDEQLLKIGRCRRGDIVVITAGSPPGVAGSTNLVRVHHIGEDDSPKG
- a CDS encoding branched-chain amino acid ABC transporter permease, giving the protein MHTLPQNLANGLLLGSMYGLIAIGYTMVYGIVQLINFAHGEIFMTGAFGGLTVYLYVLPDGVSMWIALPLMLIGGAIVSVLIALGAERFAYRPLRGAPRLAPLITAIGLSLALQQAVFNWYPNAKNDENFPQLPGGPFHIGSITFGSGDIFLITAAPLCMAALALFVRSSRTGRAMQATAQDPDTAQLMGIDTNRIIMIAFAIGGLFAAVAGVAWGLKYGSIKYEMGFQAGLKAFTAAVLGGIGNIYGAMIGGVVLGLAETMASAYIANVPGMQQLGGSGWANVWAFVLLILVLLFRPQGLVGERVADRA
- a CDS encoding ABC transporter ATP-binding protein, yielding MTALLEVEDLRVAYGKIEAVKGISFSVEAGQVVTLIGTNGAGKTTTLRTLSGLLKPSGGRITFDGKPLSNIPAHKIVSLGLAHSPEGRHIFPRLSIAENLQLGAFLRNDKEGIEKDIQRAYELFPILGERRKQAAGTLSGGEQQMLAMGRALMSQPKLLMLDEPSMGLSPIMMQKIMETIVELKAQGTTILLVEQNAQAALSLADHAHVMEVGEIKLSGSGQDLLHDENVRKTYLGED